One Nostoc sp. UHCC 0302 DNA window includes the following coding sequences:
- a CDS encoding IS1634 family transposase has protein sequence MDYQKKEIEIKNLDHLGIVAGLIDEIGIVEIINSKLGIDVREKISSGILVKAILLNGLGFVSRPLYLFSQFFDDKGIEILLGKDIKNDYINDDKIGRVMDKLYKYGLNNLFIEIGLSIIKKFKIDTKYSHLDATSFHLHGKYNSEDNQEKESEIIRERPIIITKGYSRDHRPDLKQCVLDLIMSSDGDIPLLMRAGDGNEADKAVFGKILAEFKKQIVFDSIMVCDSALYSQENLKLIEHLKWISRVPMTIKKAQELVQSVEIEEINLEEIERRTALNLDGYKWKSEIVIYGSIKQTWLIVESQKRKDSDLDKLDKKLKKEKAQVEKLLKELKKENFETPEQARYKLKVINKKLRLFEIKEVKLIESKTKDNKTIYKMSGLGNEKPEEIEIQRKSAGRFILATNLVDDEKLEPSEIIRNYKNQQSCERGFRFLKDPLFFADSFFVENPERIETMLFLMSLCLLVYNLGQRELRNSLKRIKIGIKNQLGKLTLSPTLRWVFQCFQGIHLLILNGVNQIINLTSERHFILNCLPSSCKKYYLLS, from the coding sequence ATGGATTATCAAAAAAAAGAAATTGAGATTAAAAACTTAGATCACTTAGGAATAGTAGCTGGGCTAATTGATGAAATAGGAATAGTTGAAATAATCAACTCCAAATTAGGAATAGATGTTCGGGAAAAAATTTCATCAGGAATATTAGTAAAAGCTATTTTGCTCAACGGATTAGGATTTGTCTCAAGACCTTTATATTTATTTAGCCAATTTTTTGATGATAAAGGAATAGAAATATTATTGGGAAAAGATATAAAGAATGATTATATAAATGATGATAAAATTGGAAGAGTCATGGATAAACTATATAAATATGGATTGAATAACCTGTTTATAGAAATTGGATTATCAATAATTAAAAAATTCAAAATAGATACAAAATACTCACATCTGGATGCGACATCATTTCATCTACATGGAAAATATAATAGTGAAGATAATCAGGAAAAAGAATCAGAAATAATTAGAGAAAGACCAATAATTATAACCAAAGGATATTCTCGCGATCATAGACCAGATTTGAAACAATGTGTTTTAGATTTAATAATGAGTAGTGATGGAGACATCCCATTATTAATGAGAGCGGGAGATGGTAATGAAGCGGATAAAGCCGTATTTGGGAAAATCTTAGCAGAATTTAAAAAGCAAATAGTTTTTGACAGTATTATGGTCTGCGACAGCGCATTATATAGCCAAGAAAATCTCAAATTAATTGAACATTTAAAATGGATAAGTAGAGTACCAATGACAATTAAAAAAGCACAAGAGTTAGTTCAGTCTGTAGAGATAGAAGAGATAAATCTAGAAGAAATAGAGAGAAGAACAGCCCTAAATTTAGACGGGTATAAGTGGAAATCAGAAATAGTAATTTATGGTAGTATTAAACAAACTTGGCTAATAGTAGAAAGCCAAAAAAGAAAAGATAGTGATTTAGACAAGCTAGATAAAAAGCTAAAGAAAGAAAAAGCTCAAGTTGAAAAGCTGCTTAAAGAATTAAAAAAAGAAAATTTTGAGACTCCGGAGCAAGCCCGATATAAACTAAAAGTCATCAACAAAAAATTGAGATTATTTGAAATTAAAGAAGTTAAACTTATCGAGAGTAAAACAAAAGATAATAAGACTATTTACAAAATGTCAGGACTGGGCAATGAAAAACCAGAAGAAATAGAAATACAAAGAAAATCAGCCGGAAGATTTATTTTGGCTACTAATTTAGTTGATGATGAAAAATTAGAACCATCAGAAATTATTAGAAATTATAAAAATCAACAGTCCTGTGAGAGAGGATTTAGATTTTTGAAAGACCCTCTATTTTTTGCTGATAGTTTTTTTGTTGAAAACCCTGAGAGAATAGAGACGATGTTATTTTTAATGTCTCTGTGCTTGTTAGTTTACAATCTCGGTCAGAGGGAACTGAGGAATAGCTTAAAAAGAATTAAAATCGGAATCAAAAATCAATTAGGAAAGTTAACCTTATCTCCTACGTTAAGATGGGTATTTCAATGTTTCCAGGGAATTCATCTTTTGATTTTAAATGGGGTTAATCAAATTATTAATTTAACGTCAGAACGCCATTTTATTTTAAATTGTCTGCCATCGTCTTGCAAAAAATATTATCTGCTTTCTTAA
- a CDS encoding Gfo/Idh/MocA family oxidoreductase: MVNINIGVIGYGYWGPNLVRNFAEIPGAQVTKVSDFKPELLAKVQARYPSIQVTTDCQDIFTDPKINAVVIATPVSTHFDLALAALQAGKHVLVEKPMTASSEQARRLIEEAEKRKLVLMVDHTFVYTGAVRKMHDLIATNQLGDIYYYDSVRVNLGLFQHDVNVIWDLAVHDLSIMNYVLPSQPYAVSATGISHVPGEPENIAYLTCFFESNLIAHFHVNWLAPVKVRRTLIGGSQRMIVYDDLEPSEKVKIYDKGITVNGNSESLYQMLIGYRTGDMWSPKLDMTEALRTEGLHFIDCINQGNRPITDGEAGLQTVKILEAATQSIKQRGQLVELNLAEVAV; the protein is encoded by the coding sequence ATGGTAAATATTAATATCGGTGTCATTGGCTATGGTTATTGGGGCCCTAACCTAGTAAGGAATTTTGCTGAAATTCCAGGCGCACAAGTTACTAAGGTCAGCGATTTTAAACCAGAACTCCTAGCGAAGGTGCAGGCTCGTTATCCCAGCATCCAAGTAACGACAGATTGTCAAGACATATTTACAGATCCTAAAATTAACGCTGTTGTCATAGCCACACCAGTTTCCACTCACTTCGATTTGGCTCTAGCAGCATTACAGGCTGGCAAGCACGTACTAGTAGAAAAACCAATGACAGCCTCATCTGAGCAGGCAAGGCGACTGATTGAAGAGGCAGAAAAACGCAAGCTAGTACTAATGGTGGATCACACCTTTGTCTATACAGGCGCTGTACGCAAGATGCATGATTTGATTGCCACCAATCAGTTAGGAGATATTTACTACTACGATTCTGTGCGCGTCAACCTGGGGCTTTTTCAGCATGATGTTAATGTCATCTGGGACTTAGCAGTTCATGACCTCTCAATCATGAATTATGTATTACCATCCCAGCCTTATGCTGTATCTGCGACAGGAATCAGCCATGTTCCGGGAGAACCAGAAAATATTGCATACTTGACATGCTTCTTTGAAAGCAACTTGATTGCTCACTTCCATGTTAACTGGCTAGCACCTGTAAAAGTTCGTCGCACTCTGATTGGTGGTAGTCAACGCATGATTGTCTATGACGACTTGGAACCCAGCGAAAAAGTCAAGATTTACGACAAGGGAATTACCGTAAATGGTAATTCTGAAAGTCTGTACCAGATGCTGATTGGTTATCGCACTGGGGATATGTGGTCTCCGAAGTTGGATATGACAGAAGCACTGCGGACAGAAGGATTGCACTTCATTGATTGTATTAACCAAGGCAATCGTCCCATTACCGATGGGGAAGCAGGACTACAGACAGTAAAGATTTTGGAAGCTGCTACCCAATCTATAAAGCAGCGTGGTCAATTAGTTGAACTGAATTTAGCAGAGGTAGCAGTATGA
- a CDS encoding methionyl-tRNA formyltransferase, with protein MVNVLLIGIGTTTLSALKSLVSKCNVQGVVRNVDIESNDPVVSLAQQAGVPIFTDTSQQQIRSLLLKFQPDCVVVSSYNQILPLNLIELSTFINVHYSPLPHYRGRANVNWAIINDETSAAITFHKISPGLDEGNILFQQLITIGFDDTVATIYDKLNEIQEQLLGDTVVKAFHGYEGVPQNNAEASYCCTRLPEDGEINWSISTRSIDCFIRALVSPFPGSYTYFQGKKLLVWRAKPVDNPPTYVGRIAGRVIGRSKTEGFVDVLTGDGVLRIFEVQFEGEEKTAAANIIKSVKSTLGLRISDLLNRIQNLETQIIKLQENEK; from the coding sequence ATGGTTAATGTACTTCTAATCGGGATTGGTACAACTACCTTAAGTGCGCTGAAATCTTTAGTCTCAAAGTGCAACGTCCAAGGGGTAGTGAGAAATGTAGACATTGAATCTAATGATCCTGTTGTCAGTCTCGCCCAACAAGCAGGTGTTCCTATATTTACAGATACTTCTCAGCAACAAATTAGATCGCTACTATTAAAGTTTCAGCCAGACTGCGTAGTAGTTTCTTCTTATAACCAAATACTGCCACTAAATCTGATTGAACTGTCTACATTTATTAATGTCCATTATTCCCCTTTGCCCCATTATCGCGGTCGTGCCAACGTTAATTGGGCAATTATTAATGATGAAACTTCTGCCGCGATCACTTTTCATAAAATATCGCCTGGTTTAGATGAAGGAAACATTCTATTTCAGCAGCTAATTACGATTGGTTTTGATGATACTGTAGCTACCATATACGACAAATTAAATGAAATTCAGGAGCAACTTTTAGGAGATACAGTTGTCAAAGCTTTTCATGGTTATGAAGGCGTACCACAAAATAATGCTGAAGCTAGTTATTGTTGTACTCGCCTTCCCGAAGACGGTGAAATTAATTGGTCAATTTCTACTAGAAGTATAGACTGCTTTATTCGGGCATTAGTCTCACCTTTTCCCGGTTCATACACCTACTTCCAAGGGAAAAAGTTGTTGGTGTGGCGAGCTAAACCTGTAGATAACCCTCCCACCTATGTAGGGCGCATAGCTGGACGGGTTATCGGCAGATCAAAAACAGAGGGTTTTGTTGATGTCCTGACAGGTGACGGTGTACTCAGAATTTTTGAAGTTCAGTTTGAAGGTGAAGAAAAGACAGCAGCAGCAAATATTATTAAGTCTGTCAAAAGCACATTGGGTTTACGTATATCTGATTTACTAAATCGTATTCAAAATCTGGAAACACAAATTATCAAACTACAAGAAAATGAAAAATAG
- a CDS encoding DegT/DnrJ/EryC1/StrS family aminotransferase — MIPFLDLKTQYLSIKDEIDTAVLKVLESTQFVLGNEVTALEQEFANYCSAEHGIAVNTGTSALHLALLAAGIGAGDEVITIPFTFVATVAAICYTGATPVFVDIDPVSYTIDVTQIEKAITERTKAILPVHLYGQPADMGPIMEIARRHGLTVIEDAAQAHGAEYKGQRIGSIGDIGCFSFYPGKNLGAYGEGGMIVTNNPEYAHTMQMLRDWGQERKYHHVIKGYNYRMDGIQGAILRVKLRYLEKWTEARRTNAAQYDALLKNVSLTIPTVMPYSRHVYHVYAVRSPQRDELQQKLNDQGIQTGIHYPIPVHLQPAYSDLGYKIGDFPHSELAAKEVFSLPMYAELTPPQINIVAESLQGILQGVTV; from the coding sequence ATGATTCCATTTTTAGACCTGAAAACTCAGTATCTTAGTATCAAGGATGAAATTGATACCGCGGTTTTAAAAGTACTAGAAAGTACACAATTTGTTTTGGGGAATGAAGTTACTGCTCTAGAACAAGAGTTTGCCAATTACTGTAGCGCTGAACATGGTATTGCTGTCAATACAGGTACAAGTGCCCTTCACCTGGCGTTATTAGCAGCTGGCATTGGTGCTGGTGACGAAGTGATCACCATACCTTTTACTTTTGTTGCTACCGTGGCGGCGATTTGTTACACCGGAGCTACACCAGTTTTTGTAGACATTGACCCTGTTTCCTACACAATCGATGTCACCCAAATCGAAAAAGCCATAACTGAGCGCACAAAAGCAATTTTGCCCGTGCATTTGTATGGTCAACCAGCGGACATGGGGCCAATTATGGAGATTGCCCGCCGTCATGGTTTGACTGTTATAGAAGATGCTGCACAAGCTCACGGGGCTGAATACAAGGGACAGCGGATAGGTAGCATCGGAGACATTGGTTGTTTCAGTTTTTACCCCGGAAAGAACTTAGGGGCTTATGGTGAAGGAGGCATGATAGTCACCAATAATCCCGAATATGCCCATACTATGCAGATGTTGCGTGACTGGGGTCAAGAACGTAAATATCACCATGTGATCAAAGGCTATAACTACCGCATGGATGGTATCCAAGGAGCCATCTTACGAGTGAAACTGCGCTATTTAGAGAAATGGACTGAGGCACGGCGGACAAATGCAGCACAGTACGATGCTTTACTAAAAAATGTCAGTTTGACCATACCTACAGTTATGCCCTATAGTCGCCACGTTTACCATGTTTACGCCGTGCGATCGCCCCAAAGAGATGAACTACAGCAAAAGTTAAATGACCAGGGCATCCAAACAGGTATTCATTACCCCATTCCTGTACATTTGCAACCAGCTTATTCAGACTTAGGCTATAAAATAGGTGATTTTCCGCATTCAGAACTAGCAGCTAAGGAGGTATTTTCACTACCTATGTATGCTGAACTAACACCACCACAAATTAATATTGTGGCTGAAAGTCTTCAAGGCATTCTTCAGGGAGTCACTGTTTAA
- a CDS encoding acyltransferase: protein MAINDDVKLGSNVKIFHPTLVNLYGCMIGDDTKIGTFVEIQKDVTVGNRCKISSHSFLCEGVIIEDEVFIGHGVMFTNDLYPRATNEDGSLKTDDDWYTVKTLVKRSASIGSNATILPGVTIGEKAIVGAGAVVTRDVPDNAIVVGVPAREVGDVRDRSQNLEMTASSLS from the coding sequence ATGGCAATCAATGATGACGTTAAATTGGGCAGCAACGTGAAGATTTTCCATCCCACTCTCGTGAACCTCTACGGTTGCATGATTGGTGATGACACAAAAATTGGTACCTTTGTGGAAATCCAGAAAGATGTTACGGTAGGAAATCGGTGCAAAATTTCATCACATAGCTTTCTCTGTGAGGGAGTCATTATCGAAGATGAAGTGTTTATTGGTCATGGAGTTATGTTTACTAATGACCTTTATCCACGTGCAACAAACGAAGATGGCAGTTTGAAAACTGATGATGACTGGTATACAGTCAAGACTTTAGTCAAGCGCTCTGCATCGATTGGTAGTAACGCTACTATCTTGCCAGGGGTAACGATTGGGGAAAAAGCCATAGTTGGCGCTGGGGCTGTAGTGACTCGTGATGTTCCTGACAATGCAATTGTAGTAGGAGTGCCAGCTAGAGAGGTTGGTGATGTACGCGATCGCAGCCAAAATTTAGAAATGACCGCTAGCAGTTTAAGCTAA